GGGGTGTTTGATGATATCCGCGATGTGTTTGCGATGACGAATGAAGCGAAGATACGCGGCTATAAAAAAGGACGCTTCTCATTTAATGTAAAAGGTGGACGCTGTGAAGCTTGTCGCGGAGACGGGATTATCAAAATCGAGATGCACTTCTTACCAGATGTGTATGTGCCATGTGAAATTTGTCACGGTAAGCGCTATAACCGCGAAACATTAGAAGTGAAATATAAAGAAAAAAATATTGCAGACATTTTAGAAATGACGGTGGAGGATGCACTGGAGTTTTTCGGCAACTTACCAAAAATTCAGCGTAAACTGCAAACGATTGTTGACGTGGGGCTGGGCTATGTGAAGCTTGGTCAGCCGGCGACAACCCTTTCAGGTGGGGAGGCGCAGCGTGTCAAACTCGCATCCGAATTACATCGCCGCTCCAACGGGAAATCATTCTACATTTTAGACGAGCCAACAACAGGTCTACATGTGGATGATATCGCACGGTTATTAAAGGTGTTACAGCGTTTAGTCGACAATGGGGAGACGGTGCTAGTCATTGAGCATAATTTAGATGTCATTAAAACCGTCGACCATATTATTGATTTAGGTCCTGAAGGTGGCGATGGTGGTGGCACGATTTTAGCAACGGGTACACCAGAGCAAATTGCTGAGGTGAAGGGAAGCTATACGGGACACTACTTAAAGCCGATCTTAGAACGTGAGCGTGCACGGATGGATGACAAAATTGAACATGCAAAAGGTAAATAATTTAAATTCTCCAGAGCGCAAATGAAACTTTTTGTCCTCCCTCCTCGTATAATAAATAGATACGAAGAGAGGGAGGAATTTTTTTATGCAAGAACAACGTAAACGCATTTTACAATTAGTTGAAAATGGTACTATTACAGCTGACGAGGCCATTGTATTACTAGAAAAGTTATCAGCGAAAAACGAATCCACTCCGCCAACAGTACAGCCTGTCGTACCATCGACAGAAAAAGAGGACGAGCCCTTTAAGGCAGAGCCATTTGAAGAAGCTAAAAAAGATGAAAGTAAAAAAACAGGATTTGAAGATATTTTCGGCAAATCATTTAACGATAAAGAATTTAATCAAAAAGTAGAAGATTTTATGGGCGATATTAAAAAGGATTTATCACAGTTTAGCACGCGTATGACGGGCATTGTTGGCGCGGCCTTAACGAAGCTAAAGGACCTTGATATCGAAACGCCATTTGGTGAAAAAGTGGATTTCGCGAAAACATACGCTTACCCAGCAACGGAAGTTCGTAGCATCGAACTAGATATCGCGAACGGAAAAATCGATGTTGTTAAAGCAATGGATGAATTAGTGACCGTGCAAGTGACGGGTAAAGCGCAATTAAAAGGAACAGAAGAAGAAACAATCGCGCAAATTACCGAAGAGCTTGTAACGAAGACAGAAGATAAAATCCACATGAAATCTGAAAATAAGTTCACGCAAATTAAAGTGAAAATCGCTATCCCAGAAAAGCATTATGACGTATTTATCGCACGTTTACTTACAGGTTCGATTTCTGTAGAGAACCTAGATGCGAAGCTCATTAAAGCGCGTACGTATAACGGAACGATTCGTTTAGAGGAGTCGACGTTTGATCATGCGGAACTGCAAACGAGCAACGGGGCAGTTGAAGCGCGTAAGATTAAAGGTGATGATTTAGAAATCGAAACAGCAAACGGCCGCATTTATGTGGACGGTGAACTTAAAGAAGTCGAAGCAGAATCGATGAACGGCACAGTCGCGATTACGACAACGAGCAAGGAAGCCCATAAGCTAAAAGCGCGTGCATTAGCGGGTTCAGTAGAGATTTATGTGCCAAAAACAGTCGCATTAGAAGGACAAATCTACTCGAACTTCGGGAAAGCAGATGTCGGCTTAAGCGACGCAAAGTTATATGAGGAAGAAGAACAATTCCTTTTAAAATCAGTACGCTTCACGAAAGAATTAGAAGGCGCGAAGCTCTTAAAAATTACGGGTGAATCACGTACAGGTACGGTGCTTGTGCGTTATACACTGCAATAATAGGACGTGAAGCCCACTTGCAAGGTTAGTACTTGCAGGTGGGCTTTTTTCTATGATTGAGAAGGATTTTCAATAAATATGTCGAACAATACATAAGTCCGAATGTTTATTATATTAATAAAATTTTATGTAACAAAAATATGACAAAGTACATCAGATATTTCAAATGGTGCGTGAAATTTAGCAAGAAATCAATCTGTAAATGGCGCGTGAATCGTCTGTAGTGCATTAAAAATGTGCACACGCTTACAATGAAAAGAAATTGTAATAATTTTATAGCTTGAAAGTGCTATAATAAAAAGGATAAATTTAATTTTTAAGACACAAGAACTTAGGTGGTTTCGTTAATGATTCAAATGAATAATGTAGTCAAAAAGTATCCTAATGGCGTTGTCGCTGCGAACGGGATTACGATTGAAATAAAAAAAGGTGAATTCGTTTATGTTGTAGGTCCAAGTGGTGCGGGGAAGTCGACATTTATTAAATTGATGTACCGTGAAGAAAAGCCAACTTCGGGCGATGTGTTGATTAACAATATTAACTTACGCACGTTAAAAAATGGACGTGTACCTTTTTTACGACGTCAATTAGGCGTAGTATTCCAAGATTTTAAATTGCTACCACGTTTAACGGTTTATGAAAACGTAGCGTTTGCAATGGAAGTAATTGAAGAACAGCCAAAAGTTATCCGCAAGCGTGTGATGGAAGTGTTAGAGCTTGTTGGATTAAAACATAAAGTACGTATGTTTCCAAGCGAACTTTCAGGTGGAGAACAGCAGCGTGTGTCGATTGCCCGCTCGATTGTGAACCGTCCGAAAGTAATGATAGCGGACGAGCCTACAGGGAACCTTGATCCAGAAACGTCTTGGGAAATTATGAATATTTTTGAGGAAATTAATCGTCAAGGGACAACGATTGTCATGGCGACACATAACCGTGAAATCGTTAATACGATTCGTAAACGAGTTATTGCAATTGAAGGCGGCATGATTGTGCGCGATGAGTACGGGGGGGACTACGGCTATGAAGGGTAGAACGCTCGTACGCCATTTTAGAGAAAGTTTTAAGTCATTAGGGCGTAACAGCTGGATGACGATTGCATCAGTTAGTGCCGTAACAGTTACGTTATTATTAGTCGGTGTGTTTGCAGTCATCATGATGAACTTAAATAAAGTTGCAACAGATTTAGAAAACGACGTGGAAATTCGCGTCATGATTGATATTATTCCAGATGCAGCAGAAGCTAAATTAGCAGAAGACCATTTGATTAATGAAATTCACAGCTTGCTAGATGTTGATGAAGTTACATATTCTTCAAAGGAAGAAGAATTAAATAAGCTAATTAAAGATTTTGGCGATGAACTAAGTCTATTTGAGCAAAACAATCCGTTATATAACGTGTTATATGTAAAGGCGGTAGATCCGCTGAAAACGGCGGAAGTCGCGAAGCAAATTGATAGCTTCGATAATACACAAGAGGTTAAATATGGAGAAGGCAAAGTCGAAAAGCTGTTCAACTTTTTAGAAATTGCGCGTAATGTCGGACTTGTGTTAATTTTAGGTTTATTATTTACAGCGATGTTCTTAATTTCAAATACGATTCGTATTACGATTATTGCACGTAAAGATGAAATCGAAATTATGAAATTAGTAGGGGCAACCAATTCATTTGTGCGTATTCCATTTGTATTAGAAGGCATGTGGCTAGGTATTATTGGCTCAATTATTCCAATTGCCGTTGTATCGGTTGCTTACTATAAAATACATGAATTATTATCGCCGCGCTTAAAGGGCGAGCTATTCCAACTGTTAGACGTAACACCACTGTTATACCAAGTGAACGGCATGATTTTACTCATCGGCGTCTTCATCGGCGTCTGGGGCAGTTTCATGTCTGTACGTAAATTCTTAAAAGTATAGATCGATGTTGCAAAAGCTCAAAAAACGCATCTAAGACAAACTGAAGAGAAAACCAATATGCGTTTAGGGGGAAATTAGGTTTTGAAGAAGCTAAATACACGTTCATTTAAACTACTTGCTGTACTACTCGCATGCGTATTATTCATTCAAATGCCAGCAGCCTATGCAGCAAGTTTAGATGACTTGAAAAAAGAGCGTAGCGAGCTTGAGGCTCAGAAAAAAGCCTTAAATAAATCGCTCCAACAAAAAACAAATGAATTAAAAACCAATCAAAATCATCAAGAAGAGCTCATTTCACAATTAGAGAAAATCGGAGCGGAAATTAATACGACAAACCATAATATTGCAGTAGTAGAGTTAGATATTGAAATTGCCAATCAAGAAATTGACGATTTAGAAAAAGATATCGAAGCGTTACAAGAAAAAATCAAACAACGTGATGCACTGCTACGTGAACGTGCACGTGCCATCCAAACAGGCGGTACGGTAAGCTATATCGATGTATTGCTTGGCGCAAACAGCTTCGTTGATTTTATTGACCGATTTTCGGCAGTCAGTACGTTAATGGATGCGGATCGTCAAATTATGCGTGAGCAAAAGGAAGACCAAGAAAAGCTAGAAATTCAAAAGGCTGAATTGATTGCGAAAAAAGAAAATTTAGAAGCGAACAAAGCAGAGCTAGAAAAATTAAAAGCCCACCTTGTGCAAAAAAAGAAAGAAAAAAATAAGTTAGTGGACGACCTTGAAAAAGAGGAAGCCCGTTTACACGATCAAAAAGAACAACTTGAAACACATATTCATGAAACAATTGAGTTAAGTAAAGAAACCGAAGCACAAATGAAGAAAGAGCAAGATCGTTTACTTGAAATTGCACGTAAAAAGGCATTAGAAAAAGCGGCTGCGAAGAAAAAGCAACAACAACAAAGTAGTGTGTCAGCTGGTTCAGGGAACTTACCAACTGTATCAGCAGGTACATGGACAAGACCGGCTGCTGGACGCTTTACTTCAGGCTTCGGTCGTCGTGATATCGGCCCAATCGGTAGTAAAAATCACTTAGGTGTTGATATTGCCAATTCAATTGGTACACCAGTCATTGCAGCAGCAGACGGCGTTGTGTCGTATGTTGGAACGATGAACGGTTACGGTAAATTGGTAATGGTCACACACTCATTAGATGGCGCCCAGTTTACAACAGTGTATGCACACTTAAGTGGTTTTACATCAAGCGTTGGTGATGTTGTATCAAAAGGTGACCAAATTGCGAGAATGGGGAATACCGGGAACTCAACTGGCCCACACTTACACTTTGAAATTCACGTAGGTGAATGGAACGGTAAACGTTCAAACGCAGTAAACCCATTACGCTATATTTCGTTATAAAATTCATCACGTAAGAGTAACTTTTCTAATAAAATTTTACTTGATTGATTGGTGGGCAATGGCATGACAGCAATATGGTCACGTGGTACGTGTCCATACTACTGTCTTTAATGCCGTTTGCGATGCCCGCCAATTCATCATTTTTCCCTCGTCATAAAGTTAAGAGCGCAAAATCAAGCCGCTTGCGCTTACGCGAGGCGGCGGAGAGTAAAAAAGGCACGCTACTTTAATTGAATATGCTGGAATTTTGGCTCTGCTATAGAAAAGAACGCTCTTTATTAGAGGGTTCTTTTCTATATTAATTTTGATTAAAAATAGCATGATTTGAAAGAAATAACTTTTCAAATTACTTGCTTCATCATTTTACTAAAGTAAAGTGGCGCTGAGTAAAGGGAGATTTTAAATAAAATTGCTTCAAAGAATAGAGTTGTACGGAGTGGAGGGGTGGACTTCTAGGGGATTAAGCGTGCGCGGAAAATCCACTAATTACTTGCCGACATGTTGGCAAGTAATTAGTTAGTTGGAGCCACGCCCCCAGAAAAGCCTGCCCCGGAACGCAGTACAATGGACGTGAGCTTAAAATCATCTCGCATTAACGTGTATTCCCCGTAGCGTAGCAGAACGGATTTTATAAAAAAGATTTAGTTAAATACCCAAATACATTTCAAAAAGGCAAAACTTTGAAAATTTAAAAGTTTTGCCTTTTTCTTTTGAATAATTTTCAAATAGATATGATATGGTACTATTAGAAACAAATCGCGAGGTGTAAAACATGAAAAAAAACATCGGGTTGATCATCGTTTTAGCACTTGTCATCACGATGGTTGGCACATACATAAAAAAAGAATTAGATGCGGATCAAAAAATTAGTGAACAAGCAATGGGAAAAGAAGTCGCATTAGATGAAACGGTAGGCCTAGAAAAAGGTAATCTAGCACCGGATTTTACGCTTTCTAATCTACAAGGCGAACCATTGACACTTTCAGACTTAAAGGGTAAACGGGTTGTGTTAAATTTCTGGGCAACGTGGTGTCCGCCTTGCGAAGCGGAAATGCCGCATATGCAAAAATACTATGAGCAGTATAAAAACGAGGACAATGTCGAAATTGTTGGCGTCAATTTAACATACGCAAGAGAAAAAGTTGAGCGTGTTGAAACGTTTTTAAAGAGCTATGACATTACATTTCCGATTGTGTTAGAGCCAGATGAATCAGTTGCGAATCAGTACCGTATTCTTACCATTCCTACGACGTTTATGATCGATACTGAAGGCCGTGTACAAAAGAAAATCGAAGGACCGCTCGATTTAGACACATTACGAGAAAATGTTACACAATTAAATTAGCGAAAATTGATTCGACTTGAGTAGTATGAAATGAATTTCCACTTCATAAATTTTATGGAGTGGGGGGAAGTTTGTGCGAAAAAGTCGAATTTTTTTATTGCTACTGGCGCTAGTAATCGTTGTCGGACTTGTCTATGGTTATAGTAAAATGCAACAGGAAGAAACAAAAGAACAGGCGGATTTTGCGGCAGTCAATGAGTTACATGAACTGATTACGGCTGAATCGGTTTATGATATTACTTCGGAAAAGTTAGTAGAGGGGGCACTGCGCGGGATGGCAAATGCCATTAATGATCCGTATAGTACCTATTATTCACAGCAAGAAGCGGTTTTTCACAAGCAAGCGTTAGCGAGTGAGCGTGTTGGCATTGGGCTTGAATTATCGGAAGTGAATGGGAAGTTTATTGTTGTAGCGCCAGTGAAAGCATCGCCCGCAGAAAAAGCAGGGATTCGACCACTGGATGAGCTGGTTCAAGTCGATGAAACACGACTCGAAGGAAAGACACTGGGTGACGTGATGAAGCTAATGCAAGGGGAAGCGGGCGAAACGGTTGCGCTGGTACTGTATCGACCAGAGCTAGAGAGACATGTAAAACTTGAAGTGAAACGGGAGAAGCTTAAAAATACAACGGTGGAAACGCAATTATTAGAAGTGGAAGAAGTGAAAATTGGCTATGTAATCATCTCGCTCTTTGCCGAAAACACGGCGGAGGAATGGAAAAAGGCGCTTGATGTGCTTTTGGCAAAGGAAGTACAAGGCTTAATCATTGATGTACGTGACAACCCTGGTGGCTATTTACATAGTGTTGCACAAATGATGAGCATGTTTGAGCAAAATGAAAAAACGTTCGCCTATATGCAAAATCATGAGGGGGCGACAGAGTCACTGAAAACAAAAACAAGTGAAGCCTTTGCGCCTTACGCGAAGCAGTTAAGCAATATGCCGATTACGGTGTTGCAAAATGAAGGAAGTGCTTCAGCGAGTGAAGTCTTTGCCGGGGCGCTTCAAGACTGGAAGCGCGGTGTGGTCATTGGTGTCACAAGTTTTGGTAAAGGAACGGTCCAACAAACATGGGAACTGCAAAATGGTGGTGAGGTGAAGCTGTCGACAAATAAATGGTTAACACCATCGAAGCGCTGGATTCATCAAGTTGGGATTGAGCCGGATTTAGAAGTAGAGCAGCACCCGCTGTATAAAGTCGAAATGAAAGTGTTAAAAGGCCGTTTTGATGTGGGCGAATATAGCGAAGAAATTGCCTATAGTCAGCGTGTGTTAAGCGAGCTTGGCTATAATATTGGGCGGACAGATGGCTTTTATGATTTAGACACGGCAAATGAAGTTGAAAAATTCCGCAAGCGTTATGAGTTAGAGGATGGCAGACAGTTAGATGAAGTGTTTTTCCGTGAGCTGACGCTGCAATTAAAGAATTTTAAAGAAGACCCAGTAAACGATATGCAATTGCAAATGGCGGTGAGCTTTGTGATGCACCAATTTGAGTAATTGGTCTATTAAGTTCTGATGCGGCATAGATAATAGAAATAGGACTACGAATTATGACCAGGATTTGATACAATTAGTCGTACGGTAGGTGAGATGATGGATATAACAATTTTATTCGAAATTTTAAAAGGGATTGGTCGCTTTTTTATCAATCCGCTATTTTATATCGCAATTTTATCAGCAATATTTTTAGGTTATCGTCGTGTAAAACGAGAGCGCCGCTTTTTTCATACAAGAATTTTAGACGGCTGGTCAGAGTTGAAAAACATGCTGTTGATGGGCTTTGTCCTATCGTTAATCATTTCGTTATTTAGTGTGGTTATTGGCTTAACGGTATCACTTGAGCTATTAGTCGCGATATTTTTAGTTAGCCTGATCGGGCTCGTTTTATACTTGTATCATGTATTATCGCCAATTATTGTGATGACACTCGCATTTTGTGCGATTGTCTGGATAGATTGGCAAGATTGGTCGTATTCGATTTGGGGTATTGACTTAGCTGGACGTAATGTCGTAGAGGGGTTAGTAATTACCGTGCCCGTTTTAGCTGGGCTACTATTAATGGCTGAAGGGATTTTGATTCGTCGTAACGGAGCGAAATTTGCCTCGCCCATTGTAGAAAAGACCAAGCGTGGAATGAATGGCGTTGCTTACTATAGTAAACAGCTTTGGTTATTACCACTTGTCACGATTATTCCGGGAGATGGCATTCAAAACTTTGCGCCGTATTGGCCACAGTTTACGATTGGCGCAGAGCAATTTTCGCTAATTATTTTCCCGTTTGTCATTGGTTTTCAACAAATGGTACGACAAAAGCTACCGATGTATGTTTATCCGCAAATGGGGGGTAGCATTGTCTTAATCGGTGAATTGGTATTGATTGTTGGTTTACTTGCTTATTTTGTACCGGTACTCGGTG
The sequence above is a segment of the Solibacillus sp. FSL H8-0523 genome. Coding sequences within it:
- a CDS encoding DUF4097 family beta strand repeat-containing protein, giving the protein MQEQRKRILQLVENGTITADEAIVLLEKLSAKNESTPPTVQPVVPSTEKEDEPFKAEPFEEAKKDESKKTGFEDIFGKSFNDKEFNQKVEDFMGDIKKDLSQFSTRMTGIVGAALTKLKDLDIETPFGEKVDFAKTYAYPATEVRSIELDIANGKIDVVKAMDELVTVQVTGKAQLKGTEEETIAQITEELVTKTEDKIHMKSENKFTQIKVKIAIPEKHYDVFIARLLTGSISVENLDAKLIKARTYNGTIRLEESTFDHAELQTSNGAVEARKIKGDDLEIETANGRIYVDGELKEVEAESMNGTVAITTTSKEAHKLKARALAGSVEIYVPKTVALEGQIYSNFGKADVGLSDAKLYEEEEQFLLKSVRFTKELEGAKLLKITGESRTGTVLVRYTLQ
- the ftsE gene encoding cell division ATP-binding protein FtsE; this encodes MIQMNNVVKKYPNGVVAANGITIEIKKGEFVYVVGPSGAGKSTFIKLMYREEKPTSGDVLINNINLRTLKNGRVPFLRRQLGVVFQDFKLLPRLTVYENVAFAMEVIEEQPKVIRKRVMEVLELVGLKHKVRMFPSELSGGEQQRVSIARSIVNRPKVMIADEPTGNLDPETSWEIMNIFEEINRQGTTIVMATHNREIVNTIRKRVIAIEGGMIVRDEYGGDYGYEG
- the ftsX gene encoding permease-like cell division protein FtsX is translated as MKGRTLVRHFRESFKSLGRNSWMTIASVSAVTVTLLLVGVFAVIMMNLNKVATDLENDVEIRVMIDIIPDAAEAKLAEDHLINEIHSLLDVDEVTYSSKEEELNKLIKDFGDELSLFEQNNPLYNVLYVKAVDPLKTAEVAKQIDSFDNTQEVKYGEGKVEKLFNFLEIARNVGLVLILGLLFTAMFLISNTIRITIIARKDEIEIMKLVGATNSFVRIPFVLEGMWLGIIGSIIPIAVVSVAYYKIHELLSPRLKGELFQLLDVTPLLYQVNGMILLIGVFIGVWGSFMSVRKFLKV
- a CDS encoding peptidoglycan DD-metalloendopeptidase family protein; protein product: MKKLNTRSFKLLAVLLACVLFIQMPAAYAASLDDLKKERSELEAQKKALNKSLQQKTNELKTNQNHQEELISQLEKIGAEINTTNHNIAVVELDIEIANQEIDDLEKDIEALQEKIKQRDALLRERARAIQTGGTVSYIDVLLGANSFVDFIDRFSAVSTLMDADRQIMREQKEDQEKLEIQKAELIAKKENLEANKAELEKLKAHLVQKKKEKNKLVDDLEKEEARLHDQKEQLETHIHETIELSKETEAQMKKEQDRLLEIARKKALEKAAAKKKQQQQSSVSAGSGNLPTVSAGTWTRPAAGRFTSGFGRRDIGPIGSKNHLGVDIANSIGTPVIAAADGVVSYVGTMNGYGKLVMVTHSLDGAQFTTVYAHLSGFTSSVGDVVSKGDQIARMGNTGNSTGPHLHFEIHVGEWNGKRSNAVNPLRYISL
- a CDS encoding TlpA disulfide reductase family protein: MKKNIGLIIVLALVITMVGTYIKKELDADQKISEQAMGKEVALDETVGLEKGNLAPDFTLSNLQGEPLTLSDLKGKRVVLNFWATWCPPCEAEMPHMQKYYEQYKNEDNVEIVGVNLTYAREKVERVETFLKSYDITFPIVLEPDESVANQYRILTIPTTFMIDTEGRVQKKIEGPLDLDTLRENVTQLN
- a CDS encoding S41 family peptidase; translated protein: MRKSRIFLLLLALVIVVGLVYGYSKMQQEETKEQADFAAVNELHELITAESVYDITSEKLVEGALRGMANAINDPYSTYYSQQEAVFHKQALASERVGIGLELSEVNGKFIVVAPVKASPAEKAGIRPLDELVQVDETRLEGKTLGDVMKLMQGEAGETVALVLYRPELERHVKLEVKREKLKNTTVETQLLEVEEVKIGYVIISLFAENTAEEWKKALDVLLAKEVQGLIIDVRDNPGGYLHSVAQMMSMFEQNEKTFAYMQNHEGATESLKTKTSEAFAPYAKQLSNMPITVLQNEGSASASEVFAGALQDWKRGVVIGVTSFGKGTVQQTWELQNGGEVKLSTNKWLTPSKRWIHQVGIEPDLEVEQHPLYKVEMKVLKGRFDVGEYSEEIAYSQRVLSELGYNIGRTDGFYDLDTANEVEKFRKRYELEDGRQLDEVFFRELTLQLKNFKEDPVNDMQLQMAVSFVMHQFE
- a CDS encoding PDZ domain-containing protein translates to MMDITILFEILKGIGRFFINPLFYIAILSAIFLGYRRVKRERRFFHTRILDGWSELKNMLLMGFVLSLIISLFSVVIGLTVSLELLVAIFLVSLIGLVLYLYHVLSPIIVMTLAFCAIVWIDWQDWSYSIWGIDLAGRNVVEGLVITVPVLAGLLLMAEGILIRRNGAKFASPIVEKTKRGMNGVAYYSKQLWLLPLVTIIPGDGIQNFAPYWPQFTIGAEQFSLIIFPFVIGFQQMVRQKLPMYVYPQMGGSIVLIGELVLIVGLLAYFVPVLGAAALALGAISRTVIGVYYSRSEDRNSYAVIRSEKGIMIASVLPDSPAEKMGLIAGEVIKKVNGQLVLTEDELYSALQINAAHCRLEVLDHSGEIRLTQHVVHSEDNHKIGLLIVR